A genomic stretch from Bosea sp. F3-2 includes:
- a CDS encoding amino acid ABC transporter permease, which produces MTLDFSVVADAWKSLLFGTIGTLFLAFSGMAIAMVIGVLGVIILRMQMRIPSLLVTLFVEIVRNTPFLVQIFFLFFALPLAGVRLNPTITAILALGLNGGAYAIEIIRGGVDSIPKGQTEAGLALGLHKHEVFRLIVLVPALRAIYPSLASQFILLTLTTAICTSISAYELTSVGQRIEAETFRSFEVYFTLTTIYLVISLVTMWLLATLGRWAFSYPQR; this is translated from the coding sequence TGGCCGACGCCTGGAAATCGCTGCTGTTCGGAACAATCGGAACCTTGTTCCTGGCCTTTTCCGGCATGGCCATCGCCATGGTCATCGGCGTCCTGGGCGTGATCATCCTGCGGATGCAGATGCGGATCCCGTCGCTCCTGGTCACGCTCTTCGTCGAGATCGTGCGCAACACGCCGTTCCTGGTGCAGATCTTCTTTCTGTTCTTCGCGCTGCCGCTCGCCGGTGTCCGCCTGAATCCCACGATCACAGCAATCCTGGCGCTGGGCCTCAACGGTGGCGCCTATGCCATCGAGATCATCCGCGGCGGCGTCGACAGCATCCCGAAGGGACAGACGGAAGCCGGGCTGGCGCTTGGGCTGCACAAGCACGAGGTCTTCCGGCTGATCGTGCTCGTCCCAGCCCTGCGCGCGATCTACCCGTCGCTCGCCAGCCAGTTCATCCTGCTGACGCTGACCACGGCGATCTGCACCTCGATCTCCGCCTATGAGCTGACCTCGGTCGGCCAGAGGATCGAGGCCGAAACCTTCCGCAGCTTCGAGGTCTATTTCACGCTGACCACGATCTATCTGGTGATCTCGCTCGTAACGATGTGGCTGCTCGCCACCCTCGGCCGCTGGGCCTTCAGCTATCCGCAGCGCTGA